A section of the Paenibacillus yonginensis genome encodes:
- a CDS encoding stalk domain-containing protein has protein sequence MNNKIKIVSAFLCGAVFFSGVSYAAESLKAIPKSFKFVVNGVEKKLTNTPVVINNTTYLPVREVANSLGYSVNLQRDTISFNTSSGTTGNVDSSSLYDYEKTKLGGIKGTITWQYNKFIGTKADVGANIALIPVIHNDKLRDSLFTLTLSSIPQGTDGIYTGKADGNGNYIIEDIPAGMYYLLIVSKNTTSDGTIYDYDKELLQSIFAGDSWTQLESKLKFYKYNLKLVTIKENKIITESNDFGYSYF, from the coding sequence GTGAATAATAAAATCAAAATTGTTTCGGCTTTTCTCTGTGGTGCAGTTTTCTTTAGCGGGGTTTCTTATGCTGCAGAAAGTTTAAAAGCTATTCCAAAGAGTTTTAAATTTGTCGTTAATGGTGTAGAAAAAAAGCTGACTAATACACCAGTTGTGATAAATAACACTACATATCTTCCTGTTAGGGAAGTTGCAAACAGTTTAGGTTATAGTGTAAATCTCCAGCGCGATACGATCAGTTTTAATACCTCTAGCGGTACAACCGGTAATGTGGACTCTTCAAGTTTATATGACTATGAAAAAACAAAACTTGGGGGAATTAAGGGCACTATAACATGGCAATACAATAAATTTATTGGAACAAAAGCAGATGTCGGAGCTAATATTGCATTAATACCTGTAATACATAATGATAAATTAAGGGATTCACTTTTTACTTTAACTTTGTCCTCAATTCCCCAAGGTACTGATGGTATTTATACTGGAAAGGCAGACGGAAATGGAAACTATATTATTGAGGATATCCCAGCTGGAATGTACTATTTATTAATTGTTTCTAAAAATACTACAAGCGATGGAACAATATATGATTACGATAAGGAACTTCTGCAGTCAATTTTTGCTGGAGATTCTTGGACACAATTAGAATCAAAATTAAAGTTTTATAAATATAATTTAAAACTTGTCACAATTAAGGAAAATAAAATAATTACTGAGAGCAATGACTTTGGTTATTCTTATTTCTAA
- a CDS encoding N-acetylmuramoyl-L-alanine amidase family protein, which produces MRLFRFCFIGCLLISITACSINDIKPDESASLVLRQSTASAELGDTNVSPSNTFENNADLVRPKQNTTKETVEKPIICIEAGHQKKANLSLEPNAPGSNKMKEKVSGGTQGVQTKKPEYQLNLEVAKKLESALTGDFDVIMVRETNEVDISNSERAIICNKAQADVMIRLHADGSENSKVKGMTFFYPSIENKYTKSISEESKEIAEVVSGQVVSKTGVKFKGVKSRDNLTGFNWLKVPSILIEMGFMTNKDEDVLLSTSDYQDKIVSGIKLGLIDYYFHK; this is translated from the coding sequence ATGAGATTATTCAGATTCTGCTTCATAGGGTGCTTATTAATAAGTATAACAGCGTGTAGTATCAATGATATTAAACCTGATGAGTCAGCATCTTTAGTGTTGAGACAGTCAACAGCCTCGGCTGAATTAGGGGATACAAATGTATCCCCTAGCAATACATTTGAAAATAACGCAGACTTAGTTCGACCCAAACAAAATACAACCAAAGAAACGGTTGAGAAACCAATTATTTGCATTGAAGCAGGCCATCAAAAAAAGGCGAATTTGAGTTTGGAGCCAAATGCCCCCGGCAGTAATAAAATGAAGGAAAAAGTAAGTGGAGGAACACAAGGAGTACAAACTAAAAAACCAGAGTATCAATTAAACTTGGAAGTTGCGAAGAAATTAGAGAGTGCTCTTACTGGGGACTTTGATGTTATTATGGTACGCGAAACAAACGAAGTCGACATTTCTAATAGCGAGCGAGCAATAATATGCAATAAAGCACAAGCAGACGTAATGATACGATTACATGCAGATGGGAGCGAGAATAGCAAAGTTAAAGGCATGACCTTTTTCTATCCGTCAATAGAAAACAAATATACAAAATCTATTTCAGAGGAAAGTAAAGAAATAGCTGAGGTTGTTTCAGGCCAAGTCGTTAGCAAAACCGGGGTTAAATTTAAAGGGGTTAAATCACGTGATAATCTTACCGGTTTCAACTGGTTAAAGGTGCCATCAATCCTTATTGAAATGGGTTTTATGACTAATAAAGACGAAGATGTCTTGCTTAGTACTTCAGATTACCAGGATAAAATTGTTTCAGGGATTAAACTAGGATTAATTGATTATTATTTTCATAAATAA
- a CDS encoding Ig-like domain-containing protein, producing MINLFDNNIDDFTFLLDQMGSDVLINDNPVKALITNTNLEQNYDDRRISSLSPLKRGDIVVYSGKKYMIISEVNGQRYNKYKGIMRHLPHHIIVNSKCRFYYLDCYINTSNLGVIDGRVLSMPDGDITVISNDAIKDFDFKIDARFLLYGQAFKVTGIDRFSKPGMLILTCEKDLIDEQADDLINGIAGGLSCPVDFVSNGIELTVGNTHQLNWTSAEDAPVKFSSSDITIATVDANGIVTGITAGQATITVANATNERIRDTVTVTVKDTPAGYTISLTSTGDLEQINKGYTRTYNAVVAESNNVVNEPVKWELFADDQVSTTTLAEITSQTGTSCVVKGIALGYVQLKVSLVSDPVVYIWQRIRVKSLI from the coding sequence ATGATAAATCTATTTGATAATAATATAGATGATTTTACTTTCTTGCTGGATCAAATGGGCAGCGATGTATTAATTAATGATAATCCAGTTAAGGCCTTAATCACTAACACAAACCTAGAGCAAAACTATGATGATCGACGTATTTCTTCCTTATCGCCCCTTAAACGTGGTGATATTGTTGTTTATAGCGGCAAAAAATATATGATTATCAGCGAAGTCAATGGACAGAGATACAACAAATATAAGGGAATTATGAGGCATCTACCGCATCACATCATAGTCAATTCAAAATGTCGATTTTATTACCTAGATTGTTATATTAATACAAGCAATTTAGGTGTAATTGATGGGCGTGTACTGTCTATGCCAGATGGGGACATAACTGTAATTTCTAATGATGCAATTAAGGATTTTGACTTTAAAATTGATGCCAGGTTTCTTTTGTACGGTCAAGCGTTTAAAGTAACCGGCATTGACCGATTTAGCAAGCCGGGGATGCTCATACTCACTTGCGAGAAGGATTTAATCGATGAACAAGCGGATGATCTCATTAATGGCATTGCAGGAGGGTTAAGTTGTCCAGTTGATTTTGTGAGCAACGGCATTGAACTAACAGTAGGTAATACACATCAACTCAATTGGACAAGCGCAGAGGATGCACCTGTGAAGTTCTCTTCGTCAGACATAACCATTGCAACCGTAGACGCTAACGGCATTGTAACAGGAATTACAGCAGGTCAAGCGACAATTACTGTTGCTAACGCCACAAACGAGCGTATACGCGATACAGTAACGGTAACAGTCAAGGATACACCTGCGGGATATACAATTAGCCTGACAAGTACAGGCGATTTGGAGCAAATCAATAAGGGATACACAAGAACCTATAACGCCGTTGTAGCGGAGAGCAATAATGTAGTAAACGAACCGGTAAAGTGGGAACTGTTTGCTGATGATCAAGTATCAACAACAACGTTAGCGGAAATTACAAGTCAAACGGGTACATCATGCGTTGTTAAGGGCATAGCACTTGGTTATGTACAATTAAAGGTTAGTTTGGTTAGTGACCCAGTAGTGTACATTTGGCAACGGATTCGGGTGAAGAGTTTGATCTGA
- a CDS encoding zinc ribbon domain-containing protein, with product MAILNNFQNLLGEGLSKLQGGIENGKQKLQTVQEINALNKSANDLVKTKSKILSELGQLAYFKIRAGQISDSEMLELIQNLAQIDQKIYTSLKQLTELKALKQQNNTCGNCGNITDSTDKYCGTCGSKMDIQDEVHNSVDRVCNNCGEFIPLNAKYCPCCGIKVLELKSPFKEV from the coding sequence GTGGCTATATTGAACAATTTCCAAAATCTACTGGGAGAAGGGTTATCGAAGCTCCAGGGTGGCATTGAGAACGGAAAACAGAAACTGCAGACGGTTCAAGAGATAAACGCATTAAACAAAAGCGCCAATGACCTTGTTAAAACAAAAAGTAAAATACTATCTGAACTTGGGCAGTTAGCTTACTTTAAAATAAGGGCAGGGCAAATCTCCGATTCTGAGATGCTTGAACTTATCCAAAATTTAGCCCAAATAGATCAAAAAATTTATACGTCTCTTAAACAATTAACAGAGTTGAAGGCATTAAAGCAACAAAATAATACTTGCGGTAACTGTGGAAACATAACAGATAGTACGGATAAATACTGTGGAACTTGCGGCTCAAAGATGGATATACAGGATGAGGTGCATAATTCTGTTGATCGGGTGTGCAATAATTGTGGTGAGTTTATTCCCCTCAATGCAAAATATTGCCCATGTTGTGGCATTAAAGTATTGGAACTAAAATCCCCATTCAAGGAAGTGTGA
- a CDS encoding IS4 family transposase, which yields MKKSITIATILQSVLTPEEVALVVKTVGYTDKARKFTVYHLLQYWCAAASEEWSGYRFGADCAGRSGLPKVHYSSFSGKAAEVPFAVFKEIFHLLVRKCNRETRRKLAFPKELLLIDSTTITVGKTRLPWAPYHGERAGVKLHVALQDRNMQPLNVTETIGSKHDGPIGELLENKAHIMVMDRAYGKLERLDRYKQEGQSFVIRLRDNVHLEKPRALRRELSEGSSVIRDITCQLGTTQCRSEKRHRVVIFRDFEGREIRVVTDLMGITAEQIALIYKARWQIEVFFRWIKQHLNIPKLFGTTENAVYGQLFCALIVFVLLKWLFDGLKHTIPRHPALSFIQFTRFLLLGILPVEWIIGLHRRIQVNHDVSSVTYFG from the coding sequence ATGAAAAAGTCTATCACGATTGCTACAATCCTTCAATCCGTACTCACTCCCGAAGAAGTCGCGCTTGTAGTTAAAACCGTAGGATACACGGACAAAGCTCGAAAATTCACGGTCTATCATTTACTGCAATACTGGTGCGCCGCAGCAAGCGAGGAATGGTCGGGCTACCGTTTCGGTGCAGATTGTGCAGGCCGTAGTGGGTTGCCTAAAGTCCACTATTCTAGCTTTTCTGGCAAAGCTGCCGAGGTTCCGTTTGCTGTGTTTAAAGAGATTTTTCATCTCCTTGTTCGCAAATGTAATCGAGAAACTCGGAGAAAACTGGCCTTCCCCAAAGAATTGCTGCTCATTGACTCTACTACCATAACGGTAGGAAAGACACGGTTACCGTGGGCTCCTTACCACGGCGAACGCGCTGGAGTGAAACTGCATGTAGCCCTGCAGGATCGAAATATGCAACCGCTTAACGTTACGGAAACCATAGGCTCTAAGCATGATGGACCGATAGGTGAACTTCTCGAAAACAAGGCTCATATTATGGTCATGGACCGGGCTTATGGCAAACTGGAGCGATTGGATCGCTATAAGCAAGAAGGACAATCCTTTGTCATTCGATTGCGTGACAACGTTCATTTGGAGAAACCACGCGCCTTACGACGCGAACTCTCCGAAGGTTCTTCCGTCATTCGTGATATTACCTGTCAATTAGGCACGACGCAATGTCGGTCCGAGAAGCGTCACCGTGTAGTCATCTTTCGAGATTTTGAGGGGAGAGAAATTCGCGTCGTGACGGATTTGATGGGCATAACGGCTGAACAAATCGCACTGATTTATAAAGCTCGTTGGCAAATCGAGGTCTTCTTTCGCTGGATCAAGCAACATCTAAACATCCCAAAGTTATTTGGCACGACGGAGAATGCCGTCTACGGTCAATTATTCTGCGCATTGATCGTCTTTGTCCTACTGAAGTGGCTGTTCGACGGTCTGAAGCATACGATTCCTCGTCATCCAGCACTTTCTTTTATTCAGTTCACTCGCTTCCTTCTGCTCGGAATATTGCCGGTTGAATGGATCATTGGTTTACATCGACGGATTCAAGTGAATCATGACGTTAGTTCAGTTACATATTTTGGTTAA
- a CDS encoding VWA domain-containing protein, producing MYCTNCGKKLNSKNLFCGECGQKVIQTESGLVEEQVSQIPPIGENGIAKDVSSEDRQDSMESKNTKNRKNSKMTYPKWVMISAAVLVLIGGISGVWYWNSSKGPSDVQVVTGANQNSSSNNAPSFSESPKESTSEPTAEPKNVELEPAFIQVNQVDSSNYENGQVDVYFSLFSDDAYSNALDSENLTREMFKVNGSPVTQVSKVNDIDTVSVDLVIDKSGSMMDPPNEMTEQSKMDLVRGAAIEFLHNVPSNSRGQFGLLTFSSFAPDVADISFNPNRKYITSYLSTLESDNGKTALYDSLTKALYDTNLQDGPKYIIAFTDGENTEVSDYGSSAQSVIDLSKQLGIPIYTIGFGGTSSDLQWISNETGGSYFSIDEQDDLQSELQNIYQNVFQKYVKQYKLTFKPAQNIGPGEDFPITVEMTSNTYTAKTSTLEYTRKIDAESIQVMNGLFEYQVNYANAVNNLDFSLVSDNVMNNSNFYQNLRNRIEIDYVNLSNQGIPKIIDPLENYRTESIEQQPDGRYKVKFFKLFPLELNQERVYEADLNTYTLVQDPQSSKWKVGDFGRSECSIYKNETDPGSTCKNVNGTSALYSGDPWPNN from the coding sequence ATGTACTGTACAAATTGTGGAAAAAAATTAAACTCTAAAAACTTATTTTGCGGTGAATGTGGACAAAAAGTAATTCAAACCGAATCGGGTTTGGTTGAAGAACAGGTATCCCAAATTCCCCCCATTGGAGAAAATGGCATAGCTAAAGATGTATCATCTGAGGATAGGCAAGATTCCATGGAATCCAAGAATACCAAAAATAGAAAGAATTCAAAGATGACTTATCCAAAATGGGTAATGATTTCGGCAGCAGTTTTAGTTCTTATAGGAGGAATATCAGGAGTATGGTATTGGAATTCATCTAAAGGTCCTTCCGATGTACAGGTTGTAACCGGTGCAAATCAAAATTCAAGTTCCAATAATGCCCCATCATTTAGCGAATCACCTAAGGAATCAACTAGCGAACCAACTGCTGAACCGAAAAATGTGGAATTAGAACCTGCGTTTATCCAAGTGAACCAAGTCGATTCATCTAATTATGAAAATGGCCAAGTCGATGTGTACTTTTCTCTTTTTTCTGATGATGCTTACTCTAATGCATTAGATTCAGAGAATTTGACTCGAGAAATGTTCAAAGTGAATGGTTCACCGGTAACTCAAGTTTCCAAGGTTAACGATATTGATACCGTTAGTGTGGATTTAGTAATAGACAAGAGCGGCAGTATGATGGACCCGCCAAATGAAATGACTGAACAATCCAAAATGGATCTAGTTCGGGGTGCTGCAATAGAATTTCTACATAATGTTCCTAGTAATAGCCGAGGACAATTTGGTTTATTAACCTTCTCTAGTTTCGCACCTGATGTTGCAGACATCTCATTTAATCCTAATCGAAAATATATTACCTCCTATTTAAGCACATTAGAGTCTGATAACGGCAAGACAGCTTTGTACGATTCGTTAACTAAAGCTTTATATGATACGAATTTACAAGATGGGCCAAAATACATAATAGCGTTTACTGACGGTGAAAATACGGAAGTTTCCGACTACGGTTCTTCAGCACAATCTGTTATCGACCTGTCAAAACAATTGGGTATACCTATCTATACGATTGGTTTTGGAGGTACTTCTTCAGATCTACAATGGATTTCTAATGAAACTGGAGGCAGCTATTTTTCAATCGATGAACAAGATGATCTTCAGTCAGAACTACAGAATATATATCAGAATGTATTTCAGAAGTATGTGAAGCAATATAAATTAACCTTTAAGCCGGCGCAAAACATCGGCCCAGGAGAGGATTTCCCAATTACAGTTGAGATGACTTCAAATACTTATACTGCGAAAACCTCGACATTAGAATATACACGTAAAATTGATGCAGAATCAATTCAAGTTATGAATGGATTGTTTGAATACCAAGTTAATTATGCTAATGCAGTGAACAATCTTGATTTTAGTTTGGTTAGCGATAATGTGATGAATAATTCGAATTTTTACCAGAATTTAAGAAATAGGATAGAAATAGATTATGTCAACTTAAGTAATCAGGGCATTCCGAAGATAATAGACCCCCTTGAGAATTACAGAACAGAGTCTATTGAGCAACAGCCTGATGGTAGATATAAAGTTAAATTTTTCAAGCTGTTTCCATTAGAATTAAATCAGGAACGGGTATATGAAGCAGATTTGAATACGTATACCTTAGTCCAAGATCCCCAATCCAGCAAATGGAAAGTTGGAGATTTTGGTAGAAGTGAATGTTCAATTTATAAAAACGAAACAGATCCAGGTTCAACATGCAAAAATGTAAACGGAACATCAGCATTGTATAGTGGTGATCCTTGGCCTAATAACTAG
- a CDS encoding terminase large subunit domain-containing protein, which produces MALTKRQKIDKIMSSFPLFCKNFVKIVNNDGELVPFILNDQQQYFIDNAGKYNLILKPRQLGFTTASLAYCLWMAITNPNTNYLIVSYKGDSAKDLFAKLKRMNQHLPRDKYNNIFPSTVRDNRDELVLSNGSTIRSTTTGHKDLGRGMNLMIVLLSEAAFYGDLDEVLLSLEPALQKTEKSKIVLESTANGFNQFQQLYDRATKGLSKYKAFFFPFYASAYEKQFAFDIKEAVNWYKSTNRGQRLSTRDLSPEQKQLHDAGCSLNMLMWREYILQDKDKNQFYQEYPATDIQAFINTGRSIFDQTRIADAINYILPPITKEEILKHENFPDILRQYIEKGLEIYHLPRPKQRMFAGVDVASGSGNDYSTISVFGADGQQYASFFRNDIPVYKFTEIVREIGLFFNYAFLVIERNGFGTSILERLREVESPYLNLFKHRHFDKGKTRLQLGWNSNSVTKNKAVTDAKEMFECQLVQINCRETLKQMQTFVDKDGKAENKSRTQHDDLVISFMLAIQGIKANKYYVEVG; this is translated from the coding sequence ATGGCGTTAACCAAAAGGCAAAAAATTGATAAGATTATGAGTTCGTTTCCTCTATTTTGCAAGAATTTTGTCAAAATAGTAAATAATGATGGCGAACTTGTACCGTTTATATTAAATGACCAGCAACAATATTTTATTGACAATGCTGGCAAATATAATCTAATACTAAAGCCGAGACAGTTGGGATTTACAACGGCTTCGCTGGCCTACTGTCTGTGGATGGCAATCACAAATCCCAATACAAACTATTTAATTGTGTCTTATAAAGGTGATAGTGCAAAGGATTTGTTTGCGAAACTCAAACGAATGAACCAACATCTACCGAGAGATAAATACAATAATATTTTTCCCTCAACTGTGAGAGATAATCGCGACGAACTGGTTTTGAGCAATGGTAGTACAATCCGCAGCACAACAACGGGACATAAAGACCTAGGACGCGGGATGAATCTGATGATTGTGCTCCTGTCTGAGGCGGCTTTTTACGGTGATTTAGATGAGGTCTTACTATCGTTGGAGCCAGCCCTTCAAAAAACGGAAAAAAGCAAAATTGTATTGGAATCCACGGCAAATGGATTTAATCAATTCCAACAGCTATATGATCGGGCAACAAAAGGATTGAGTAAGTACAAAGCGTTCTTCTTCCCCTTTTACGCTTCGGCGTACGAAAAGCAATTCGCTTTTGATATCAAGGAAGCTGTAAACTGGTACAAATCCACAAATAGAGGACAACGGCTAAGTACAAGAGATTTAAGCCCCGAACAGAAGCAACTACATGATGCTGGATGCTCCCTCAATATGCTCATGTGGCGCGAATACATATTGCAAGATAAAGATAAGAATCAATTTTATCAAGAATACCCCGCTACAGATATCCAAGCGTTTATTAATACTGGTAGATCAATATTTGACCAAACTAGAATAGCAGATGCCATAAACTATATACTTCCCCCAATTACCAAAGAAGAAATCCTAAAACATGAGAATTTTCCAGATATTTTAAGACAATATATAGAAAAAGGATTGGAAATATATCATCTACCAAGACCGAAACAACGTATGTTTGCCGGAGTTGACGTTGCATCTGGTAGCGGTAATGACTATTCGACGATTAGCGTCTTTGGTGCGGATGGTCAACAATACGCATCATTTTTTAGGAATGATATCCCTGTATATAAGTTTACGGAGATCGTCCGAGAAATAGGGCTGTTTTTTAACTATGCCTTTCTGGTCATTGAGCGTAATGGATTTGGTACAAGTATTTTGGAACGCCTGAGAGAGGTAGAAAGTCCATACCTTAATTTATTTAAACATCGTCATTTTGACAAAGGTAAAACAAGGCTCCAACTGGGTTGGAATAGTAATAGCGTCACCAAAAATAAAGCAGTAACGGACGCAAAAGAGATGTTTGAGTGTCAATTAGTGCAAATTAATTGTAGAGAGACGTTAAAACAGATGCAGACTTTTGTAGATAAAGATGGCAAAGCAGAAAATAAATCCCGTACCCAACATGACGATTTAGTCATTTCGTTTATGCTTGCGATTCAAGGGATTAAAGCGAATAAATACTATGTTGAGGTGGGTTAA
- the lepB gene encoding signal peptidase I, producing MEQSYQEQKQSGQVPDQRKNEAAEWLKAIIIAVVLVLLIRWVLFTPFIVDGPSMQPNFHTGERIIVNKVIYHIRKPKQGDVIVFHVPTEGRDFIKRVIAVPGDTVKVDGDTVTVNGKVLDEPYLKDAIAAAHQENRLYNDDTQDPRRHFPNEQFTEGTVPKGHLFVMGDNRSDSEDSRMIGYIPYKDIVGRADLVFWPFKDIHFIRL from the coding sequence ATGGAGCAGTCATACCAGGAGCAGAAGCAATCCGGGCAGGTTCCGGATCAAAGGAAAAATGAAGCGGCCGAGTGGCTGAAAGCCATCATCATCGCCGTTGTGCTGGTTCTCCTGATCCGCTGGGTTCTGTTTACGCCCTTTATTGTAGACGGTCCTTCCATGCAGCCAAACTTTCATACCGGCGAAAGAATTATCGTCAATAAAGTCATTTATCATATAAGAAAGCCGAAACAAGGGGATGTCATCGTCTTCCATGTTCCGACTGAAGGACGAGACTTTATTAAACGGGTGATTGCAGTACCCGGTGATACGGTGAAGGTGGACGGCGATACAGTAACGGTCAACGGTAAAGTGCTGGATGAACCTTATTTGAAGGATGCGATTGCAGCGGCTCATCAGGAGAACAGGTTATATAATGACGATACTCAGGATCCGCGGCGTCACTTCCCAAATGAGCAGTTTACGGAAGGCACGGTGCCGAAGGGCCATTTGTTTGTTATGGGCGACAACCGCTCTGACAGCGAAGACAGCCGTATGATCGGTTACATACCGTACAAGGATATTGTGGGGCGCGCCGATCTTGTTTTCTGGCCGTTCAAGGATATACATTTTATAAGGCTTTAA
- a CDS encoding phage portal protein gives MSKDYWFLEEVNRVDNQQRVNTILNIKEYLSGYHKILNKPNYSYNGKVYEPRKIVLQYAKTILNFSVGYVIANPITLTGDKAVTDAIKRVYKRGKYNQVDYDILDKMTKYGFVAEYIYIDKGQIKSKLLDPADCYPVYDHHGEYISMIEHYCVDNVSYYNLYYSDKLERHSDDGGDIRQIGSYSNPAGLPIIYCNQSEIGYLGRSDLLDILPILDNMEDLLSKAINSYDHYITGIPVLRGQQLKGDGIPKDIVGGGIVLDDNADFFFAQNKFDHQAFETLYKTLTSALLDIAHVPAISMSKTDVSNLSEVSIRLLFSLADMKGALNSKFLREGIEQRFDKFRVLLASMGTKFTDEQFDTLGIVFQFARPSNDKEIVENLKTLYEMRGISLETLLEYNPYVTDVQGELDKITKNGNHVEEQL, from the coding sequence TTGAGTAAAGATTATTGGTTTCTCGAGGAAGTTAATAGAGTTGATAATCAGCAAAGAGTAAATACAATCTTAAATATCAAAGAGTATCTAAGCGGCTATCATAAAATTTTAAACAAGCCTAACTACAGTTACAATGGCAAGGTATACGAACCGCGTAAAATCGTATTGCAATATGCTAAGACCATCCTTAATTTTAGCGTTGGCTATGTGATAGCTAATCCTATTACTCTAACAGGTGATAAGGCTGTGACTGATGCAATTAAGAGAGTCTATAAGCGTGGCAAGTATAATCAGGTTGACTATGATATATTGGACAAAATGACAAAATATGGGTTTGTTGCAGAATATATTTATATCGATAAGGGGCAAATCAAATCAAAATTGCTTGATCCTGCTGACTGCTATCCGGTGTATGATCATCACGGGGAGTATATCTCAATGATCGAGCACTATTGTGTGGACAATGTTAGCTATTATAATTTATACTATTCCGACAAACTAGAAAGGCATAGCGACGATGGCGGCGACATAAGACAGATCGGAAGCTATAGCAATCCTGCTGGCTTGCCTATTATCTATTGTAATCAAAGCGAGATAGGATATCTGGGACGATCAGATTTATTAGACATTTTGCCTATCCTTGACAATATGGAGGATTTACTAAGTAAGGCAATCAATAGCTATGATCATTATATAACAGGGATTCCGGTATTGCGGGGTCAACAACTTAAGGGTGATGGAATACCTAAGGATATTGTAGGTGGTGGAATTGTCCTGGATGATAATGCAGACTTCTTCTTTGCGCAGAACAAATTTGACCACCAAGCCTTTGAAACACTGTACAAGACGCTAACTAGTGCATTATTAGATATAGCGCATGTGCCAGCAATCAGTATGAGTAAGACGGATGTCAGCAATTTAAGCGAAGTTTCAATTCGTTTACTCTTTTCATTAGCGGATATGAAAGGTGCTTTGAATAGTAAATTCTTACGTGAAGGTATTGAGCAAAGATTTGATAAATTTAGAGTATTACTTGCTAGTATGGGGACAAAGTTTACTGATGAGCAATTTGACACATTGGGTATTGTATTCCAGTTTGCTAGACCGTCGAACGACAAGGAGATTGTCGAAAACCTAAAGACATTATACGAGATGCGGGGGATTAGCCTAGAAACGCTGCTAGAGTATAATCCATATGTGACAGACGTACAAGGAGAGCTAGATAAGATAACAAAAAATGGTAATCATGTAGAGGAACAATTATAA
- the rplS gene encoding 50S ribosomal protein L19 codes for MNIVQAITQEQLRKDIPSFRPGDTLKVHVKVIEGSRERIQLFEGVVIKRRGGGISETFTVRKISNGVGVERTFPLHSPKLDKIEVARRGKVRRAKLYYLRELRGKAARIKEVRR; via the coding sequence ATGAATATCGTTCAAGCGATTACGCAGGAACAACTTCGCAAGGATATCCCGAGCTTTCGTCCTGGTGACACTTTGAAAGTGCACGTTAAGGTTATCGAGGGATCTCGTGAGCGTATCCAGTTGTTTGAAGGTGTTGTTATCAAGCGTCGCGGTGGTGGAATCAGCGAAACTTTTACAGTTCGTAAAATTTCCAATGGTGTAGGTGTGGAAAGAACTTTCCCGCTTCATTCCCCAAAACTCGATAAAATCGAAGTGGCTCGCCGTGGTAAAGTGCGTCGTGCGAAGCTGTACTATCTTCGTGAACTTCGTGGTAAAGCAGCGAGAATTAAAGAAGTGCGTCGTTAA